A window of Methanobacterium formicicum DSM 3637 contains these coding sequences:
- the gntC gene encoding guanitoxin biosynthesis PLP-dependent (S)-gamma-hydroxy-L-arginine cyclodehydratase GntC produces MKPAKRVESIDLSGIRKMFDMVGEDSINLALGEPDFDTPSYIREAVKEALNEGFTHYTGNTGIMELREAICHKLKTDNHIKTSPESIIVTVGASGALYSSINALIEEGSEVIIPDPGFVAYDACVKLSGGRSVPAPLKDENDFRMLPEDVLEQVTPRTRAIIINSPNNPTGAVLEKEDIKGLADIADDHDLILISDEIYDKIIYEKKHYSPASYSDNVITINGFSKTYAMTGFRIGYLAVPPHLMEAVLKVHQYSVTCATSISQKAALAALQGPQDSVIQMRDEFKRRRDLVVGRLQGMGIECNLPHGAFYVFPSIENPEKFVEEALKKDVVLVPGSSFGQYGEGHFRISYAASYEDLVEAMDRLESLEW; encoded by the coding sequence ATGAAACCAGCTAAAAGAGTAGAGTCCATTGATCTATCTGGAATACGGAAAATGTTCGATATGGTGGGAGAAGACTCCATCAACCTGGCACTGGGCGAACCTGACTTTGACACACCATCATATATCCGCGAAGCAGTTAAAGAAGCATTGAATGAGGGTTTCACCCATTACACCGGGAACACCGGGATCATGGAACTAAGGGAAGCCATCTGCCATAAATTAAAGACAGACAACCATATCAAAACATCCCCTGAATCAATCATAGTTACTGTTGGAGCCAGTGGGGCACTTTATTCCAGTATCAATGCACTTATCGAGGAAGGAAGTGAAGTTATCATCCCTGATCCGGGGTTTGTAGCTTATGATGCCTGTGTGAAGCTCAGTGGAGGTAGATCAGTACCAGCACCCCTTAAGGATGAAAATGATTTCCGGATGCTGCCGGAAGATGTGCTGGAACAGGTCACACCACGTACCAGGGCCATTATAATCAATTCACCAAACAATCCCACCGGGGCAGTCCTGGAAAAAGAAGATATTAAGGGCCTGGCTGATATTGCCGATGATCATGATTTGATCCTTATTTCTGATGAGATATACGATAAGATCATCTATGAAAAGAAACATTACAGCCCGGCAAGCTATTCTGATAATGTTATAACCATTAATGGATTCTCCAAAACCTATGCTATGACTGGTTTCCGTATTGGATACCTTGCAGTACCACCCCACTTAATGGAAGCTGTTTTAAAAGTACACCAGTACAGTGTCACCTGTGCAACTTCCATATCTCAAAAAGCTGCTTTGGCTGCCCTTCAGGGACCTCAGGATAGTGTGATCCAAATGAGGGATGAATTTAAAAGGAGAAGGGATCTGGTGGTGGGAAGACTACAAGGCATGGGAATAGAGTGTAATCTACCACACGGAGCCTTTTACGTGTTTCCCTCCATTGAAAATCCGGAAAAATTTGTGGAAGAAGCCCTTAAAAAAGACGTGGTTCTGGTTCCAGGTTCTTCCTTTGGCCAGTACGGTGAAGGTCACTTCCGCATATCATATGCAGCATCCTACGAGGACCTGGTAGAAGCCATGGACCGTCTGGAGTCTCTGGAATGGTAG
- a CDS encoding cation-translocating P-type ATPase has product MADELDLKNIKGLSESEVARKIKEHGYNELPSTEEKSFLTIALEVIREPMFLLLIACGAIYLVLGDLQEALMLLGFVFVIMGITFYQERKTERTLEALRDLSSPRALVIRDGQEKRIPGREVVRDDIIMLKEGDRVPADGVVLSCSNLLINESLLTGESVPVRKVQCGGLMDMHPPGGDGLPSVYSGTLVVQGQGVAQVVSTGLETEMGRIGKRLQSLETEDTSLQMETRTLVRNMALVGAGLCAAVVVIYGITRLDWINGFLAGITLAMAILPEEFPVVLTIFLALGAWRISRKNVLTRRSHAIQALGSTTVLCVDKTGTLTLNQMSVGKIMNGSQFHDVTSATHHLPESFHKLVEFSILASQRDPFDPMEKSLKEFGDTTLKETEHLHEDWQLVHEYPLSPELLAMSHVWQSPDGEDYIIAAKGAPEAVADLCHMTPGEMEQLASNISLMADEGLRIIGVARASFKKRDLPGKQHDFNFQFLGLVGFLDPVREEVPQSVAECYQAGIRVVMITGDYPGTARSIAQKIGLTQPEKVITGDQLDAMDDETLKEQVRDVNIFARMVPEMKLRLVEALKSNGEIVAMTGDGVNDAPALKSAQVGISMGGRGTDVAREASALVLLKDDFSSIVASVKMGRRIYDNLKKATAYIFAVHVPIVGMSFLPVLFQWPLVLFPVQIVFLELIIDPACSVVFEAEPAEADAMQRPPRSSSEKLFSRKNIGMSILQGIVVLVVVLAVYLVGLKWQGEASARTLSYITLIFANLALIMTNRSWSHTIYQTLRSPNQALWWVLGGAVIFLAAILYFPPLQQLFQFCPLNLWEILLCFVSGMVSVLWFEGYKVIKNRNRKSTSR; this is encoded by the coding sequence GTGGCAGATGAACTGGACCTGAAAAACATAAAAGGACTCTCAGAATCAGAAGTGGCCAGAAAAATAAAAGAGCATGGCTATAATGAGCTTCCATCAACTGAAGAGAAATCCTTTTTAACCATTGCTCTTGAGGTAATCAGGGAACCCATGTTCCTCCTCTTAATTGCTTGTGGGGCTATTTATCTTGTTTTAGGGGATCTTCAGGAAGCATTGATGCTCCTGGGGTTTGTTTTTGTGATTATGGGGATAACTTTCTATCAGGAACGTAAAACTGAACGTACACTGGAGGCACTACGGGATCTGTCCAGTCCCAGGGCACTGGTTATTCGTGACGGGCAAGAGAAGAGAATACCGGGACGGGAAGTGGTCCGTGATGATATTATCATGCTCAAGGAGGGTGACCGAGTCCCGGCAGATGGTGTGGTCTTATCCTGCAGCAACCTCCTCATAAACGAGTCTCTCTTAACTGGTGAATCTGTACCTGTGCGGAAGGTGCAGTGTGGAGGATTGATGGACATGCATCCACCCGGCGGGGATGGTTTGCCCTCGGTTTACTCTGGAACTCTGGTGGTGCAGGGTCAGGGAGTGGCTCAGGTAGTTTCCACTGGCCTTGAGACTGAGATGGGCCGTATTGGCAAGCGGTTACAGTCCCTGGAAACCGAAGACACCAGTCTTCAGATGGAAACCCGCACACTAGTACGGAACATGGCACTGGTTGGTGCAGGATTATGTGCCGCAGTGGTGGTTATCTATGGAATCACCAGGCTGGACTGGATTAACGGATTTTTAGCTGGTATAACCCTGGCCATGGCAATTCTACCAGAGGAGTTCCCGGTGGTGTTAACCATTTTCCTGGCACTGGGTGCCTGGAGAATATCTCGAAAAAATGTGCTAACCCGGCGTTCTCATGCCATTCAGGCACTGGGATCTACAACAGTTCTCTGTGTGGATAAAACAGGCACTTTGACCTTGAACCAGATGTCAGTTGGTAAGATCATGAATGGATCACAGTTTCACGATGTAACCAGTGCCACCCATCACCTCCCTGAAAGCTTCCATAAACTGGTGGAATTCAGTATACTGGCCAGCCAGCGAGACCCCTTTGACCCCATGGAAAAATCTCTCAAAGAATTTGGTGATACAACCTTAAAGGAAACTGAACACCTTCATGAGGACTGGCAACTGGTCCATGAATACCCTTTATCCCCTGAACTTCTGGCCATGTCCCATGTATGGCAATCCCCTGATGGTGAGGATTACATAATCGCTGCTAAAGGTGCACCGGAAGCTGTGGCTGATCTATGCCATATGACTCCAGGGGAAATGGAACAGTTAGCCAGTAACATATCTTTAATGGCTGATGAGGGCTTGAGAATAATAGGAGTGGCCCGTGCATCATTTAAAAAGAGAGATCTCCCTGGAAAACAACATGATTTTAACTTCCAGTTTCTGGGCCTGGTGGGATTCCTGGACCCAGTTCGTGAAGAAGTCCCCCAGTCAGTTGCAGAATGTTACCAGGCTGGTATCAGGGTGGTGATGATCACCGGAGATTATCCGGGCACTGCTAGAAGCATAGCCCAAAAAATAGGACTGACCCAGCCAGAAAAAGTTATAACTGGTGACCAGCTGGATGCAATGGATGATGAGACCCTGAAAGAGCAGGTCAGGGATGTCAACATCTTTGCCCGTATGGTGCCAGAGATGAAGTTGCGCCTGGTAGAGGCCCTTAAATCCAACGGTGAGATCGTGGCCATGACCGGTGATGGTGTTAACGATGCCCCTGCCCTTAAATCCGCCCAGGTAGGTATAAGTATGGGTGGACGTGGTACTGATGTGGCCAGGGAAGCATCGGCTCTGGTACTACTTAAGGATGATTTTTCATCCATTGTTGCCAGTGTGAAGATGGGCCGGCGTATCTACGATAACCTGAAAAAGGCCACTGCCTACATCTTCGCGGTGCATGTTCCCATTGTGGGGATGTCCTTTTTACCAGTACTGTTCCAGTGGCCACTGGTCTTATTTCCGGTGCAGATCGTGTTCCTGGAGCTTATCATTGACCCTGCCTGTTCCGTGGTCTTTGAGGCAGAACCTGCAGAAGCAGATGCCATGCAACGCCCTCCACGCAGCTCATCTGAAAAATTATTCAGCAGAAAAAACATTGGAATGAGCATTTTACAGGGAATAGTGGTTCTGGTAGTGGTTCTGGCAGTATACCTTGTTGGTCTTAAATGGCAGGGAGAAGCAAGCGCCCGAACTTTAAGTTACATCACCCTGATCTTCGCTAACCTGGCTCTCATAATGACCAATCGTTCCTGGTCCCATACCATCTACCAAACACTCAGATCACCTAACCAGGCACTCTGGTGGGTTTTAGGCGGTGCAGTAATATTCCTGGCTGCTATCCTGTACTTCCCACCCCTGCAGCAATTATTCCAGTTCTGCCCCCTTAACCTGTGGGAGATTCTGTTATGCTTCGTCTCAGGTATGGTGAGTGTGCTGTGGTTTGAGGGATACAAGGTGATTAAAAACAGGAATAGAAAGAGTACCTCAAGGTAG